CACTTAACTTTGATCACATGAGACTATGATTAATCAACTGTGAAATAAAAACTCAAAGTGGCCGAATGAGATTTTCATCGATTTTTGTTTGCGAAACTTGTCACATGTAGGACAGCAAACAAAAACGAACCTTAAAACAGACTTCGCACGTACCCCAAGAACTTGGACCTTTTTTGCGAAATAGGGTTTTGCTCTCTTCGCACAACCTATTGGATTCAATAGCATAATCGAAGCGAACGTTCCAAGACGATAGTTGGATTGTCCAGGTACGCTTAGTATCATAGTTCAATGCGTCGCTTTTGTATGATAAAATGCAAAACTTCTACGAAGCTGAAGAAAGTCATGGTGTTTCATGATTCGTTACCTCGCACTGTTAATCACTTTGTTATCAATTGTGCCTGCAGAAAGCGCCGACTGGCCTCACTGGCGAGGACCGAACCGCAATGACGTTACTTCGGAGCCCTCCGGCTGGGACGGAAAGTCGTGGCTCAAGGGAGAATTATGGAGCGTGTCTGTCGGCGAAGGCAGTTCATCTCCCCTGGTCGTCGGCAACCGAGTCTATCTCACAGGCTGGTCTAACAATCGTGACACGATCATCTGCCTGGACGCCGAAAGCGGTAAGGAAAAGTGGAGACAGACATACAACTCGCCGCGATATGGTCGCTTCTCCATTGGTGACAAAGGTCTGTACTCAGGAGCATGTTCTACTCCCGAGTATGACTCGGAGACCGGTATGCTATTCACGCTTGGTGTTGATGGAGACCTGCATGCCTGGGACACGCGAGACAAAGGCCGACGTGTCTGGTCGCTGAATCTTTATGAACAATACAAGGCCCAGCGGCGGCCCGAAGTTGCTGTACGCAAAAAGACACGGAGAGATTACGGCTATATGAGCTCGCCACTTGTCATCGGCAATCAACTCATCGTGGAAGTCGGTGGCAAAACTGGTAACCTTGTCGCGTTCAATAAACGAACCGGCCATGAGCTGTGGAAATCAGAGAATCGGGATGAAGCCGGTCACACCGGTGGTCCCGTGCCGATCGTTATTCAGGGGGTCCCTTGCGTAGCTGTCCTGACACTGCGGAATCTTGTCGTGACGAGGATTGACAGCCCGAACTCAGGCCAGACCGTCGCCGTTTATCCCTGGACTACGGATTTCGGCAACAACATCGCGACACCAGCCGTGAGTGGAGATTCGGTGATTATTACCTCGGCCTATAACCATTTCTCAATGTGCCGACTTAAAGTGACACTAAACGGGGCAACA
The Gimesia aquarii DNA segment above includes these coding regions:
- a CDS encoding PQQ-binding-like beta-propeller repeat protein — its product is MIRYLALLITLLSIVPAESADWPHWRGPNRNDVTSEPSGWDGKSWLKGELWSVSVGEGSSSPLVVGNRVYLTGWSNNRDTIICLDAESGKEKWRQTYNSPRYGRFSIGDKGLYSGACSTPEYDSETGMLFTLGVDGDLHAWDTRDKGRRVWSLNLYEQYKAQRRPEVAVRKKTRRDYGYMSSPLVIGNQLIVEVGGKTGNLVAFNKRTGHELWKSENRDEAGHTGGPVPIVIQGVPCVAVLTLRNLVVTRIDSPNSGQTVAVYPWTTDFGNNIATPAVSGDSVIITSAYNHFSMCRLKVTLNGATKVWENKLASGVCSPLIHSGHVYWAWRGVHCVDFKTGKELWSGGKVGSQGSCILTGDNRLIVYANKGDLSLVETAKRSPQKYTQLATESILSKTDAWPHVILANGRLICRDRSGNVRCIAVSRNMKSQTN